The proteins below are encoded in one region of Deinococcus metalli:
- a CDS encoding Dph6-related ATP pyrophosphatase yields MSAPGTPFVTSWSGGKDSALAFHRVRRAGGRPVAILNVLDETGARTRSHGLRPEVLRAQADALGVPLWTATASWAAYEAEFTALLARAAGAGATGAVFGDIDLQPHREWEEKVCAAAGLAPELPLWLEPRRTLVDELLGLGFRARIVAVREDALPVGLLGRELDAALVREIEALGADACGENGEYHTVLVDGPDFTRALSLAPGPLGVHHTGEGPLRVATLDFVLA; encoded by the coding sequence GTGAGCGCCCCGGGCACGCCCTTCGTGACGTCGTGGAGCGGCGGGAAGGACAGCGCGCTCGCGTTCCACCGCGTCCGGCGCGCGGGCGGTCGGCCTGTGGCGATCCTGAACGTGCTGGACGAGACGGGCGCGCGCACCCGCTCGCACGGCCTGCGCCCCGAGGTGCTGCGGGCGCAGGCGGACGCACTGGGCGTGCCGCTGTGGACGGCGACCGCGAGCTGGGCGGCATACGAGGCCGAGTTCACGGCGCTGCTGGCGCGGGCGGCGGGGGCCGGCGCGACCGGCGCGGTGTTCGGGGACATCGACCTCCAGCCCCACCGCGAGTGGGAGGAGAAGGTCTGCGCGGCGGCCGGTCTGGCGCCGGAGCTGCCGCTGTGGCTGGAGCCGCGCCGGACGCTGGTGGACGAACTGCTGGGCCTGGGCTTCCGCGCGCGGATCGTCGCGGTGCGCGAGGACGCGCTGCCTGTGGGGCTCCTCGGGCGGGAACTGGACGCCGCCCTGGTGCGCGAGATCGAGGCCCTGGGCGCCGACGCGTGCGGCGAGAACGGCGAGTACCACACCGTGCTGGTGGACGGCCCGGACTTCACGCGCGCCCTGTCCCTGGCGCCCGGCCCGCTGGGCGTCCACCACACCGGCGAGGGACCGCTGCGCGTGGCGACGCTCGACTTCGTGCTGGCGTGA
- a CDS encoding NUDIX hydrolase gives MGRRDLLVAAGILRDRFGRVLLVGNDWQGHGRVRHTLPGGVVEPGETLPEALYREIFEETGLKLTGIKHMAYTVHIEDERRGERAIAVAFEATWDGLLNPADPDGFIVEARFCTTEEALEKLESPPMREPLSDYLLTGEPGRFYAFKGWDGRGGLRIPGLK, from the coding sequence ATGGGGCGGCGTGACCTGCTGGTCGCGGCCGGCATCCTGCGCGACCGCTTCGGGCGGGTGCTGCTGGTCGGGAACGACTGGCAGGGCCACGGCCGGGTGCGCCACACCCTGCCCGGCGGCGTGGTCGAGCCGGGCGAGACGCTGCCCGAGGCGCTGTACCGCGAGATCTTCGAGGAAACGGGCCTGAAGCTCACGGGCATCAAGCACATGGCGTACACCGTGCACATCGAGGACGAGCGCCGCGGCGAGCGGGCCATCGCGGTGGCCTTCGAGGCGACATGGGACGGCCTGCTGAACCCCGCCGATCCCGACGGCTTCATCGTGGAGGCGCGCTTCTGCACGACCGAGGAGGCGCTGGAGAAACTGGAATCGCCGCCCATGCGCGAGCCGCTGAGCGATTACCTGCTGACCGGCGAGCCGGGGCGCTTCTACGCCTTCAAGGGCTGGGACGGCCGGGGCGGCCTGCGCATTCCGGGCCTGAAGTGA
- the prfA gene encoding peptide chain release factor 1 → MTSRLEELAAEFGLVERRLGDPAALADGREYARLTRRHRELLPLATLLRERDELRGDLAGARELLTDPDMRELAAGEVAQLSARLEAIESELEVLLLPTDPDDAKDVVLELRAGTGGAEAGLFVMDLLRLYTRYADGAGLKVSVLDANESDLGGASRVVAEVSGDGAFRAFKWERGVHRVQRIPATESQGRIHTSTATVAVLPEAEPDEVHLDVSEVRIDVYRSQGAGGQGVNTTDSAVRAVYRAGTPDEIVVVCQDSRSQIKNREKALQVLASRLAERERAARDAQERTERASQVGSGERSEKIRTYNYPQNRVTDHRLEGDDKNSPLDVVMAGALSPIVAALGRAERERQLLAMSQEDEHGAA, encoded by the coding sequence ATGACGTCCCGACTGGAGGAGCTGGCGGCCGAGTTCGGACTGGTCGAGCGGCGGCTGGGCGACCCGGCGGCGCTGGCGGACGGCCGGGAGTACGCCCGCCTGACGCGCCGGCACCGGGAGCTGCTGCCGCTGGCGACGCTGCTGCGCGAACGGGATGAACTCCGGGGCGATCTGGCGGGCGCGCGGGAACTGCTGACCGATCCCGACATGCGCGAGCTGGCGGCGGGCGAGGTGGCGCAGCTCTCGGCGCGGCTGGAGGCCATCGAGTCGGAACTGGAGGTGCTGCTCCTGCCGACGGACCCGGACGACGCCAAGGACGTGGTGCTGGAACTGCGCGCCGGCACCGGCGGGGCCGAGGCGGGCCTGTTCGTGATGGACCTGCTGCGTCTGTACACCCGCTACGCCGACGGCGCGGGCCTGAAGGTGAGCGTGCTGGACGCGAACGAGTCCGATCTGGGCGGCGCAAGCCGGGTGGTGGCCGAGGTGAGCGGCGACGGCGCGTTCCGGGCCTTCAAGTGGGAGCGCGGCGTGCACCGGGTGCAGCGCATTCCCGCGACCGAATCTCAGGGCCGCATCCACACCAGCACGGCGACCGTGGCGGTGCTGCCGGAGGCCGAGCCGGACGAGGTGCACCTCGACGTGTCCGAGGTCAGGATCGACGTGTACCGCTCTCAGGGTGCGGGCGGGCAGGGCGTGAACACCACGGACAGCGCGGTGCGGGCCGTGTACCGCGCCGGCACGCCGGACGAGATCGTGGTGGTGTGCCAGGACAGCCGCTCGCAGATCAAGAACCGCGAGAAGGCCCTGCAGGTGCTCGCGTCGCGCCTGGCCGAGCGGGAGCGCGCAGCCCGTGACGCGCAGGAGAGAACCGAGCGCGCGTCGCAGGTGGGCAGCGGCGAACGCAGCGAGAAGATCCGCACGTACAACTACCCGCAGAACCGCGTGACGGACCACCGGCTGGAGGGCGACGACAAGAACTCCCCGCTGGACGTGGTGATGGCAGGCGCGCTCTCCCCCATCGTGGCCGCGCTGGGCCGCGCGGAACGCGAGCGGCAGTTGCTGGCGATGAGCCAGGAGGACGAGCATGGGGCGGCGTGA
- a CDS encoding homoserine dehydrogenase — MRTVTVGVLGSGTVGQDVLNLIERRQRVFADIGVEIVIAGVLVRDVTKPRAIPAGIRVTDTCDFLQECNVVIECMGGVDRPLDLLRSYLRSGRPLITANKAMLAERWNELREYALGGKLYYEASVMAGTPVIGPMSTVLRASTFTRLQAVLNGTCLYILTQMEAGKDYAQALAEAQALGYAEDPPTLDVGGFDTAHKLTVMARFCADGDFAYDDVQVQGIDRVTPQDIQDAHAAGQRIKLVASLERDGDGWAARVAPQRLPNDHPLCTAGDNRNALVYEAEESGTLIFAGGGAGGMVTASAMVGDLLDYLLGFPGHVPLH; from the coding sequence ATGCGAACCGTCACCGTCGGCGTCCTGGGCAGCGGTACCGTGGGCCAGGACGTCCTGAACCTGATCGAGCGCCGACAACGCGTCTTCGCGGATATCGGCGTGGAGATCGTCATCGCTGGCGTGCTCGTCCGCGACGTCACCAAGCCCCGCGCCATTCCCGCCGGCATCCGGGTCACCGACACCTGCGACTTCCTGCAGGAGTGCAACGTCGTCATCGAGTGCATGGGCGGCGTGGACCGGCCGCTGGACCTGCTGCGCAGCTACCTCCGCAGCGGCCGGCCGCTGATCACAGCGAACAAGGCCATGCTCGCCGAACGCTGGAACGAACTGCGCGAGTATGCCCTAGGCGGCAAGCTGTACTACGAGGCCAGCGTCATGGCCGGTACCCCGGTCATCGGGCCGATGAGCACCGTACTGCGCGCCAGCACCTTCACGCGCCTCCAGGCGGTGCTGAACGGCACGTGCCTGTACATCCTGACGCAGATGGAGGCCGGCAAGGACTACGCCCAGGCCCTCGCCGAGGCGCAGGCCCTGGGCTACGCCGAGGACCCGCCCACCCTCGACGTCGGCGGCTTCGACACTGCCCACAAACTGACCGTCATGGCCCGCTTCTGCGCCGACGGCGACTTCGCCTACGACGACGTGCAGGTTCAGGGCATCGACCGGGTCACCCCGCAGGACATCCAGGACGCGCACGCGGCCGGTCAGCGCATCAAGCTCGTCGCCTCGCTCGAACGGGACGGCGACGGCTGGGCCGCCCGTGTCGCGCCGCAGCGCCTCCCGAACGACCACCCGCTGTGCACTGCCGGAGACAACCGCAACGCGCTGGTGTACGAGGCCGAGGAGAGCGGCACACTGATCTTCGCCGGCGGCGGGGCGGGCGGGATGGTCACGGCGTCCGCGATGGTAGGCGACCTGCTGGACTACCTGCTGGGCTTCCCGGGCCACGTGCCGCTGCACTGA
- a CDS encoding cytochrome c biogenesis CcdA family protein: MLLIVVAFLGGVLTVLSPCVLPVLPVLLSGTVGGRGRPLGIITGFTASFVLLTLFFASVVSALNLSPDAVRWAAVALLLGFGVTLAVPALHTRFELMASRVLPQRRGPDGAGFLGGVLVGVTLGVIWTPCVGPILASVTTLALSGQVTAFAALVTLAYTLGVALPMLGVMWGGRRLLHRPALLGRLNTVQQAFGVILVLFAIGMVYGADRRFETYLVESVPALQNLTFLEQTAAVQTELDRQAK; encoded by the coding sequence ATGCTGCTGATCGTGGTGGCCTTTCTGGGCGGCGTCCTCACGGTGCTGTCGCCCTGCGTCCTGCCGGTGCTTCCCGTGCTGCTGTCCGGCACTGTCGGCGGCCGTGGTCGGCCGCTGGGCATCATCACGGGGTTTACCGCGTCGTTCGTGCTGCTCACGCTGTTCTTCGCCAGCGTCGTCAGCGCCCTGAACCTCAGCCCGGACGCCGTCCGCTGGGCCGCCGTGGCGCTGCTGCTCGGCTTCGGCGTCACGCTGGCCGTCCCCGCGCTCCACACCCGCTTCGAGCTCATGGCCAGCCGCGTCCTGCCGCAGCGGCGCGGCCCGGACGGCGCCGGCTTCCTGGGCGGCGTGCTCGTCGGCGTGACCCTGGGCGTCATCTGGACGCCGTGTGTCGGCCCGATCCTCGCAAGTGTCACCACCCTTGCCCTGAGCGGCCAGGTCACCGCCTTCGCCGCGCTCGTCACGCTCGCGTACACCCTGGGGGTGGCCCTCCCCATGCTCGGCGTGATGTGGGGCGGCCGCCGCCTGCTGCACCGCCCCGCCCTGCTCGGCCGCCTGAACACCGTCCAGCAGGCCTTCGGCGTGATCCTGGTGCTGTTTGCGATCGGCATGGTCTACGGCGCGGACCGGCGCTTCGAGACCTACCTCGTCGAGTCGGTGCCCGCCCTCCAGAACCTGACCTTCCTCGAGCAGACCGCCGCCGTGCAGACCGAACTGGACCGGCAGGCCAAGTGA
- a CDS encoding thioredoxin family protein → MNPSLTAAALSAALAGVAVAGMTTPAMAGHDMTMPRGYQEYTKAAFDAAKEQRRILFFHATWCPNCRADEADIVRNAASIPADVVIFKADFDKESALKKQYGIPVQDTFVLVDGTGRAVKKWAGSGLRGGGLKAILAAAFPKKM, encoded by the coding sequence ATGAACCCGTCCCTGACTGCTGCCGCCCTGAGCGCTGCCCTAGCCGGAGTGGCCGTGGCCGGCATGACCACACCCGCCATGGCTGGCCACGACATGACCATGCCGCGCGGCTACCAGGAGTACACCAAGGCCGCCTTCGACGCCGCCAAGGAACAGCGCCGCATCCTGTTCTTCCACGCCACGTGGTGTCCCAACTGCCGCGCCGACGAGGCCGACATCGTCAGGAATGCCGCCTCGATTCCCGCCGACGTCGTGATCTTCAAGGCGGATTTCGACAAGGAGTCGGCCCTGAAAAAGCAGTACGGCATTCCCGTGCAGGACACCTTCGTGCTGGTGGACGGCACCGGCCGGGCCGTGAAGAAATGGGCGGGCAGCGGCCTGCGGGGCGGCGGCCTGAAGGCCATCCTCGCCGCCGCGTTCCCCAAGAAGATGTAG
- a CDS encoding sigma-70 family RNA polymerase sigma factor: MADARMLSGPSSGERAAALDDAAVVARLRRRDETALAEVYDAHAGAVYGVLLRMLDDGSAQEVTQDVFLKLWDKPAAFDASRGSLRAFLLVMARSRGLDRLRATRTTVPLYAEDGAELPLPDSRPGPDHHSETAQRRERIRAALAELSGPHRETVERAFLRGQTREEIAAQMAVPVGTVKSRVSYALKHLKRVLGEEVGAWLD, translated from the coding sequence ATGGCTGACGCCCGGATGCTGAGCGGCCCTTCCTCCGGGGAGCGGGCCGCCGCGCTGGACGACGCGGCCGTGGTCGCCCGGCTGCGCCGCCGCGACGAGACCGCCCTGGCCGAGGTGTACGACGCGCATGCCGGCGCGGTGTACGGCGTGCTGCTCCGGATGCTCGATGACGGGAGCGCGCAGGAGGTGACGCAGGACGTGTTCCTGAAACTGTGGGACAAGCCGGCCGCCTTCGACGCGTCGCGCGGCAGCCTGCGGGCCTTCCTGCTGGTCATGGCCCGCTCGCGCGGCCTGGACCGTCTGCGGGCCACCCGGACGACCGTGCCGCTGTACGCCGAGGACGGTGCGGAGCTTCCGCTTCCGGACAGCCGGCCTGGCCCGGACCACCACTCCGAGACGGCGCAGCGCCGCGAGCGTATCCGCGCGGCCCTCGCGGAGCTGTCCGGCCCGCACCGGGAGACGGTGGAGCGCGCGTTCCTGCGCGGGCAGACGCGCGAGGAGATCGCCGCGCAGATGGCCGTTCCGGTGGGCACGGTGAAGAGCCGGGTCAGTTACGCCCTGAAGCACCTGAAGCGCGTGCTGGGCGAGGAGGTGGGCGCATGGCTGGACTAG
- the ftsH gene encoding ATP-dependent zinc metalloprotease FtsH produces MRRLNPWLIVLFVLALFLMFSQSSNLSRVSVNYNEFKSLLDQGKVERVVVRESDAAVTLKERTPVTVNTSRGSSTSDLTSFTVRLPSSLATPDSGLIQQLQAKNVELRFEQPSQWLGILLNFLPILLLIGMMYFFFMRAQGGQNGVMQFGQSRAKKYGKENRVPTKFTDVAGHEEAKRELVEVVDFLKNPGKYHQIGAEIPKGVLLVGPPGTGKTLLARAIAGEADVPFFSVSASEFMEMFVGVGASRVRTLFEDARKSAPAIMFIDEIDSIGRKRGAGIGGGHDEREQTLNQILSEMDGFDKTSSVIVLGATNRPDVLDPALLRPGRFDRQVTIDLPNLKEREAILKVHLRNKPIASGVDVNEVAKSTPYFSGADLKNVTNEAALEAARLGKTVIDMSDFYRALDKITLGLENGSLTISDQEKKAIAYHEAGHAVTAAVIPGSDKLQKVSIIPRGRALGAAFYLPEEQVLMSKERLENQLIVALGGRAAEEVFMGSVTSGAADDFRKATNIARKMVLEWGMGDNFKNMALTTDSGPVFLGEDMAKPKAFSEHTSQLVDEDVKRILTRAFERARDIVSEYRAAMQEVAEALLSQELITGDVVREAVARVGGAPSPMPQTTA; encoded by the coding sequence TTGAGGCGGTTGAATCCCTGGCTGATCGTGCTGTTCGTGCTGGCACTGTTCCTGATGTTCTCTCAGTCATCGAACTTGTCGCGCGTCAGCGTGAATTACAACGAATTCAAGTCCCTGCTCGACCAGGGCAAGGTCGAGCGCGTCGTGGTGCGCGAGAGCGACGCGGCCGTCACCCTGAAGGAGCGCACGCCCGTCACGGTGAACACCTCGCGCGGGTCCAGCACCAGCGACCTGACGTCGTTCACGGTGCGGCTGCCCTCCTCGCTCGCCACGCCGGACTCGGGCCTGATCCAGCAGCTCCAGGCCAAGAACGTCGAACTGCGCTTCGAGCAGCCCAGCCAGTGGCTCGGCATCCTGCTCAACTTCCTGCCTATCCTGCTCCTGATCGGCATGATGTACTTCTTCTTCATGCGCGCCCAGGGCGGCCAGAACGGCGTGATGCAGTTCGGGCAGTCGCGCGCCAAGAAGTACGGCAAGGAAAACCGCGTGCCCACCAAGTTCACCGACGTGGCCGGCCACGAGGAAGCCAAGCGTGAACTCGTGGAGGTCGTGGACTTCCTGAAAAACCCCGGCAAGTACCACCAGATCGGCGCCGAGATCCCCAAGGGCGTGCTGCTGGTCGGCCCTCCCGGGACCGGCAAGACGCTGCTGGCGCGCGCCATCGCCGGCGAGGCCGACGTGCCGTTCTTCTCGGTCAGCGCGTCCGAATTCATGGAGATGTTCGTGGGCGTCGGCGCCAGCCGCGTGCGCACGCTGTTCGAGGACGCCCGCAAGAGCGCTCCGGCGATCATGTTCATCGACGAGATCGATTCCATCGGCCGCAAGCGCGGTGCGGGCATCGGCGGCGGCCACGATGAGCGCGAGCAGACCCTCAACCAGATCCTCTCGGAGATGGACGGCTTCGACAAGACCAGCAGCGTGATCGTGCTGGGCGCCACCAACCGCCCGGACGTCCTCGACCCGGCCCTGCTGCGCCCCGGCCGCTTCGACCGTCAGGTCACCATCGACCTGCCCAACCTCAAGGAGCGCGAGGCGATCCTCAAGGTGCACCTGCGCAACAAGCCCATCGCCAGCGGCGTGGACGTGAACGAGGTCGCCAAGAGCACGCCGTACTTCTCGGGCGCCGACCTCAAGAACGTCACCAACGAGGCCGCGCTGGAAGCCGCGCGCCTGGGCAAGACCGTGATCGACATGAGCGACTTCTACCGGGCGCTCGACAAGATCACCCTGGGCCTAGAAAACGGCTCGCTGACCATCAGCGACCAGGAGAAGAAGGCCATCGCGTACCACGAGGCCGGCCACGCCGTCACGGCGGCCGTGATCCCGGGCAGCGACAAGCTCCAGAAGGTCAGCATCATCCCGCGTGGCCGCGCGCTGGGCGCCGCGTTCTACCTGCCGGAAGAACAGGTGCTGATGAGCAAGGAGCGCCTGGAAAACCAGCTGATCGTGGCGCTGGGCGGACGCGCCGCCGAGGAAGTGTTCATGGGCAGCGTGACCTCGGGCGCCGCCGACGACTTCCGCAAGGCGACCAACATCGCCCGCAAGATGGTCCTCGAGTGGGGCATGGGCGATAACTTCAAGAACATGGCCCTGACCACCGACTCCGGCCCAGTCTTCCTGGGCGAGGACATGGCCAAACCCAAGGCCTTCAGCGAACACACCTCTCAGCTCGTCGACGAGGACGTCAAGCGCATCCTGACCCGCGCCTTCGAGCGGGCCCGCGACATCGTCAGCGAGTACCGCGCCGCCATGCAGGAGGTCGCCGAGGCCCTGCTGTCGCAGGAACTCATCACCGGCGATGTGGTGCGCGAGGCCGTGGCGCGCGTGGGCGGCGCCCCTTCCCCGATGCCCCAGACGACCGCGTAA
- a CDS encoding response regulator transcription factor, whose protein sequence is MRLLLVEDDPRIAEPTVLALREAGYAVTWEQSGPGGLEAGMLGDYPLIVLDVMLPGMDGFEIARRLRGGGVESAVLFLTARGELGDRVQGLDLGGDAYLVKPFAMPELLATLRALSRRERGQSAPNAAFAGGRGRLDTVARTVSWDGQEVAVTGREYSLVEALALAPERWFTREDLLDRVWGPEFGGEPRIVDVYIRYLRRKLAPEAVTSERGRGYRVEK, encoded by the coding sequence GTGAGACTGCTGCTCGTCGAGGACGACCCCCGGATCGCCGAACCCACCGTGCTCGCGCTGCGCGAGGCCGGCTACGCCGTCACGTGGGAGCAGAGTGGCCCGGGCGGCCTGGAGGCCGGCATGCTCGGCGACTACCCGCTGATCGTGCTGGACGTGATGCTGCCCGGCATGGACGGCTTCGAGATCGCGCGGCGGCTGCGGGGGGGGGGCGTGGAATCGGCCGTACTGTTCCTCACCGCGCGCGGCGAACTCGGGGACCGCGTGCAGGGCCTGGACCTCGGCGGCGACGCGTACCTCGTCAAACCGTTTGCCATGCCGGAACTGCTCGCCACCCTGCGCGCGCTGTCGCGCCGCGAACGCGGGCAGAGTGCTCCGAACGCCGCTTTTGCCGGCGGGCGTGGCCGGCTCGACACGGTCGCCCGTACCGTCAGCTGGGACGGCCAGGAGGTCGCCGTGACGGGCCGTGAGTACAGCCTGGTCGAGGCGCTCGCCCTGGCGCCAGAACGCTGGTTCACCCGCGAGGACCTGCTCGACCGGGTGTGGGGCCCCGAGTTCGGCGGTGAGCCGCGCATCGTGGACGTGTATATCCGCTACCTGCGGCGCAAGCTCGCCCCCGAAGCCGTGACCAGCGAGCGTGGCCGCGGTTACCGCGTGGAGAAGTAG
- a CDS encoding sensor histidine kinase — protein MNLRARLALWAALATALAVALVAGGLYYAVNSLLERSQIERTLSAASAAQERVENMLDASGNDVFGLGRTLGLTLPSATDLERVADADGQRSGIELRLVGVVNGTLQSVATPRFPRSGVPVNLRPGQYRLAEQIIVVRPLRGSQALLSVASDARALGAARQAFTQVLVWLLPLALLLTLAIGWTVAGRLLRPVRDLEHAARAVGGGGDLRRPLPGAGDGDELARLAQTLQASFRSLADARDREQAFLRAAAHDLRSPLAALTARVDGVLTRDRDVERYRADLREIGTDITRLSRLADHLLLLARDPDALGRAPVPLRDLAADAVDRARELAPEADVDLNAPQAVTVPGDRVLLGQAIWNLTMNAVRHAPGATVTVTVDGSPQRARITVHDDGPGVDAGVLARLGEAFYRPDGSRSGDGHGLGLALARRAAELHGGHLSLESAPGEGFTATLDLPSSAPVPVTA, from the coding sequence ATGAACCTGCGCGCCCGGCTGGCGTTGTGGGCGGCCCTGGCCACGGCGCTGGCGGTCGCGCTGGTCGCCGGGGGCCTGTACTACGCCGTGAACAGCCTGCTGGAACGCAGCCAGATCGAGCGCACCCTGAGCGCCGCGAGCGCCGCGCAGGAACGCGTGGAGAACATGTTGGACGCGAGCGGAAACGACGTGTTCGGCCTGGGCCGCACGCTGGGGCTCACGCTGCCGTCGGCCACCGATCTGGAACGCGTCGCGGACGCTGACGGGCAGCGCAGCGGGATCGAGCTGCGCCTGGTGGGCGTGGTGAACGGCACGCTCCAGAGCGTGGCCACCCCGCGCTTTCCGCGCAGCGGCGTGCCCGTGAACCTGCGCCCGGGACAGTACCGGCTGGCCGAGCAGATCATCGTGGTGCGGCCCCTGCGCGGCTCGCAGGCACTGCTGAGCGTCGCGTCGGACGCCCGCGCGCTGGGCGCCGCCCGCCAGGCCTTCACGCAGGTGCTGGTGTGGCTGCTGCCGCTGGCGCTGCTGCTCACCCTGGCGATCGGCTGGACCGTCGCCGGGCGGCTGCTGCGCCCGGTGCGCGACCTGGAACATGCGGCGCGCGCGGTCGGTGGCGGCGGCGACCTGCGCCGCCCCCTGCCCGGCGCGGGCGACGGCGACGAGCTGGCCCGGCTGGCCCAGACGCTCCAGGCCAGTTTCCGGTCCCTCGCAGACGCCCGGGACCGCGAGCAGGCCTTCCTGCGCGCCGCCGCGCACGACCTGCGCAGCCCTCTGGCCGCCCTGACCGCCCGCGTGGACGGCGTGCTCACCCGTGACCGCGACGTCGAGCGCTACCGCGCAGACCTGCGCGAGATCGGCACGGACATCACCCGGCTGTCGCGGCTCGCGGACCACCTGCTGCTGCTGGCGCGCGATCCGGACGCGCTGGGCCGCGCGCCCGTGCCGCTGCGCGACCTCGCCGCCGACGCCGTGGACCGCGCCCGCGAACTCGCGCCCGAGGCGGACGTGGACCTGAACGCCCCGCAGGCCGTGACGGTTCCCGGTGACCGCGTGCTGCTGGGACAGGCCATCTGGAACCTCACCATGAACGCCGTGCGGCACGCGCCGGGCGCGACCGTGACTGTCACGGTGGACGGCAGCCCGCAGCGTGCACGTATCACCGTGCACGACGATGGCCCCGGCGTGGACGCGGGCGTGCTCGCGCGGCTGGGCGAGGCCTTCTACCGCCCGGACGGCAGCCGCAGCGGCGACGGCCACGGCCTGGGGCTGGCGCTCGCGCGGCGGGCCGCCGAACTCCACGGCGGCCACCTGAGCCTGGAGAGCGCGCCCGGCGAGGGCTTCACTGCCACGCTGGACCTGCCGTCCAGCGCGCCTGTTCCCGTGACCGCGTGA
- a CDS encoding NTP transferase domain-containing protein: protein MPEPSARWSAVVLGGGDPGDPFAAAHGVKVKPLIPVGGQPMAAHVLRALRGSGLIERIAYVGPTTPEIDAVIDLRVTDVGTLLGNLEAGVEALSTAGLRPGERVLVATADIPMLTAAQVRDVLLGAPADAALVYPVVRREVCEAEYPGVKRTYARLKDGTFTGGNLFLLDPALIGQFLPRLRDVLAARKAPLRLAALIGPGILLRLLTGRLTVAALEERVSALLEVPARALVTPHAAVGTDVDKEEDLALAAAHTGRGP from the coding sequence ATGCCAGAACCGTCTGCCCGCTGGAGCGCGGTCGTGCTGGGCGGTGGCGACCCCGGCGATCCGTTCGCCGCCGCGCACGGCGTGAAGGTCAAACCCCTGATTCCCGTGGGCGGCCAGCCCATGGCGGCGCACGTCCTGCGCGCGCTGCGCGGCAGTGGCCTCATTGAGCGCATCGCCTACGTCGGTCCCACCACACCCGAGATCGACGCCGTGATCGACCTGCGCGTGACAGATGTCGGGACGCTGCTGGGCAACCTGGAGGCCGGCGTCGAGGCGCTGTCGACCGCTGGCCTGCGTCCCGGCGAACGGGTGCTGGTCGCCACGGCGGACATCCCCATGCTGACCGCCGCGCAGGTGCGGGACGTGCTGCTGGGCGCGCCCGCGGACGCCGCGCTGGTCTACCCGGTCGTGCGCCGCGAGGTCTGCGAGGCCGAGTACCCCGGCGTGAAACGCACCTACGCGCGCCTCAAGGACGGCACGTTCACGGGCGGGAACCTCTTCCTGCTCGACCCGGCCCTGATCGGGCAATTTTTGCCCCGCCTGCGCGACGTGCTGGCCGCGCGCAAGGCCCCGCTGCGGCTGGCGGCCCTGATCGGCCCCGGTATCCTGCTGCGGCTGCTGACCGGCCGCCTGACGGTGGCGGCGCTGGAGGAGCGCGTCTCGGCGCTGCTGGAGGTGCCGGCCCGCGCGCTGGTCACGCCGCATGCCGCGGTCGGCACCGACGTGGACAAGGAGGAGGATCTCGCCCTGGCCGCCGCGCATACCGGCCGGGGTCCGTAG
- a CDS encoding ferredoxin gives MPHIITSPCIGTKDQACTEVCPVECIYDAGDMFLIHPDECIDCGACVPACPVSAIFPEEDTPAGEESYIEKNRAFFGL, from the coding sequence ATGCCGCACATCATCACCAGCCCCTGCATCGGCACCAAGGACCAGGCCTGCACCGAGGTCTGCCCCGTGGAATGCATCTACGACGCCGGCGACATGTTCCTGATCCATCCGGACGAGTGCATCGACTGCGGCGCGTGCGTGCCCGCGTGCCCGGTCAGCGCCATCTTCCCCGAGGAAGACACGCCCGCCGGCGAGGAAAGCTACATCGAGAAGAACCGCGCGTTCTTCGGTCTGTAA